The sequence below is a genomic window from Salicibibacter cibarius.
GTTGCTTGGATTCCCGTAAATAGGTCAATTCATCCATCTTTGCTTTAATGGCATAATACTGTCCGGGCTCTAATCCGAAGACAGCTTCCAAAACGATGTAATCTTTTTTTGATATAATACTGCTTCGGTAAGAAAGTTCCAATTCTTCATTGCTGAGGGTAATGATTTCTCCTTCTTTTGTTAGGAGCGTTGCATTTACCAATACGTTCGAAACTTCCCCGCCATACGCCCCTGCGTTCATGACGAGCGCTCCGCCTACGGAACCGGGAATACCACAAGCAAATTCCATCCCTGTCAACGTCTGGCTAAGGGCTGTTCTTGAAACATCAATGATGGCAGCCCCGCTTTGTGCAATAATGGTGTTTCCTTGAACGGTTATTTTGCTTAAACGGTTAAAGTGCAGGACGACCCCTCTTATTCCGCCGTCTCGGACGATCATGTTGGAGCCGTTGCCGAGCATCGTCAGCGGGACCCCTGTTTCGTAAGCAAGAGCGGTCACTGCGCTCGCTTCTTCATACGTATGCGGCAATACGAGATAATCTGCCTTGCCCCCGGTTTTCGTGTGCGTATAGTTGTCGAGCGACTCATTTCGACGAATCCTTTCGCTCGGCAACGACAATTTTAAAGCATCATATAATTTATCATCACTCATGTTTGTTCACCCTTTGCATTCGATCCATACAAACCTTTCATTATCCATCATAGCAAGGCTACCGTATTTTTGCACTAGATTCATTTAAAATGAAGCTAACGTAGCGTTTCTAAAATAATTTATGTCAAAGGCACACATGAAGTGAGCACGGAGGGGTGTCTCTGATTATTTTCGCCTAACTTGAGCCATTTCAATCGACTGTGTAAAATAAAAACAAGAACCCTCTACATAAATAATATACATCATCATCGAAGAGGATGTGAAACCATGAAAATCATTGTTATCGGCGGAGGAATTGCAGGAATGAGCACGGCCTATCATTTGGCCCGTGAAGATGGTATAGACGTAACCTTGATCGATCAAACACATGAAGGGCAAGCGACCGCGGCGGGCGCCGGCATTGTCTGCCCATGGATTTCCGAACGAAAAGACAATCAGGCCTGGTACGAATTGGCGCGTGGCGGTGCACACTATTATGAGGCGCTCGTAGAGCGGTTAACAGAAGATGGGGAAGATCGATGGGGTTTTAAGCGCGTTGGCGCACTTGCCGTCAGCGAGGATGAAACGGAACTGGATGACATTGAAAAAAGTGCGCGTGATGCGAAACAAACCTCGCCGGAACTGGGCGATAT
It includes:
- the murB gene encoding UDP-N-acetylmuramate dehydrogenase: MSDDKLYDALKLSLPSERIRRNESLDNYTHTKTGGKADYLVLPHTYEEASAVTALAYETGVPLTMLGNGSNMIVRDGGIRGVVLHFNRLSKITVQGNTIIAQSGAAIIDVSRTALSQTLTGMEFACGIPGSVGGALVMNAGAYGGEVSNVLVNATLLTKEGEIITLSNEELELSYRSSIISKKDYIVLEAVFGLEPGQYYAIKAKMDELTYLRESKQPLEFPSCGSVFKRPPNHFAGKLIQDSGLQKVRIGGAEVSDKHAGFIVNVDRATATDYLSLINHIQLTVKEKFDVDLHTEVKIIGEDL